The Streptomyces cynarae genome contains a region encoding:
- a CDS encoding NAD(P)H-dependent flavin oxidoreductase, which translates to MDTAFTRLVGVRHPVVQTGMGWVAGPRLVSAAAGAGALGILGSATMTLDQLREAIREVRARTDAPFGVNLRADAGDAGDRVRMLVEEGVRVASFALAPSADLIADLKAAGVVVIPSVGARRHAEKVASWGADAVIVQGGEGGGHTGEVATTVLLPQVVDAVDIPVVAAGGFRDGRGLVAALAYGAAGIAMGTRFLLTSDSTVPEAVKACYLAASVRDVTVTTAVDGLPHRMLRTPFVDSLERAGRVRALLRAVRGASAFRRLSGLTWPRMIRDGLALKHGKDLSWGQVLLAANTPMLLRAAMVQGRTDLGVMASGQVAGVIDDLPSCAELVERIMTEAEEVLGVLEGFRAVR; encoded by the coding sequence ATGGACACCGCGTTCACCCGGCTCGTCGGGGTCCGGCATCCGGTGGTGCAGACGGGCATGGGCTGGGTGGCCGGGCCCCGTCTGGTCTCCGCCGCGGCCGGCGCGGGCGCGCTCGGGATCCTCGGCTCCGCGACCATGACGCTCGACCAGTTGCGGGAGGCGATACGGGAGGTGCGGGCGCGGACGGACGCGCCGTTCGGGGTGAATCTGCGGGCGGACGCCGGGGACGCGGGCGACCGGGTGCGGATGCTCGTGGAGGAGGGCGTGCGGGTGGCGTCGTTCGCGCTGGCGCCGTCGGCCGATCTGATCGCCGACCTGAAGGCGGCGGGGGTCGTTGTGATCCCGTCCGTGGGAGCGCGGCGGCATGCCGAGAAGGTGGCCTCCTGGGGTGCGGACGCGGTGATCGTTCAGGGCGGCGAGGGCGGTGGTCACACGGGTGAGGTGGCGACGACCGTGCTGCTGCCGCAGGTGGTGGACGCGGTCGACATCCCGGTGGTGGCGGCGGGCGGCTTCCGCGACGGGCGCGGGCTGGTCGCGGCGCTGGCGTACGGGGCGGCGGGCATCGCGATGGGCACGCGGTTCCTGCTGACGTCGGACTCGACGGTGCCCGAGGCGGTGAAGGCGTGCTATCTGGCGGCGTCGGTGCGGGATGTGACGGTGACGACGGCGGTGGACGGACTGCCTCACCGCATGCTGCGCACGCCGTTCGTGGACTCGCTGGAGCGCGCGGGCCGGGTGCGGGCGCTGCTGCGGGCGGTGCGCGGGGCGTCGGCGTTCCGGAGGCTGTCGGGTCTGACGTGGCCGCGGATGATCCGCGACGGCCTCGCCCTGAAGCACGGCAAGGACCTGAGCTGGGGCCAGGTACTGCTGGCGGCGAACACGCCGATGCTGCTCAGGGCCGCGATGGTTCAGGGGCGGACGGATCTCGGGGTGATGGCGTCCGGGCAGGTCGCCGGGGTGATCGACGACCTGCCGTCGTGCGCGGAGCTGGTGGAGCGGATCATGACGGAGGCGGAGGAGGTGCTCGGGGTCCTGGAAGGGTTCAGAGCCGTTCGATGA
- a CDS encoding acetyl-CoA C-acetyltransferase — protein sequence MAEAYIVEAVRTPVGRRRGGLSGVHPADLGAHVLKALMERSGVDPAAVEDVVLGCLDTVGPQAGDIARTCWLAAGLPQEVPGVTVDRQCGSSQQAVHFAAQAVMSGTQDLVVAGGVQNMSQIPIAFASRQAAEPLGLTEGPFAGSEGWRARYGDQPVNQFVGAEMIAAKWGITRRDQEEYALRSHQRAVRAIDEGRFEKETVAYGDVTVDEGPRRDTSLEKMAELKPVLEGGTVTAACSSQVSDGAAALLLASERAVREHRLTPRARVHHLSVRGEDPIRMLTAPIPATAHALKKTGLTIDDIDLVEINEAFAPVVLAWLKETGADPEKVNVNGGAIALGHPLGATGAKLMTTLLNELERSGGRLGLQTMCEGGGQANVTIIERL from the coding sequence ATGGCCGAGGCCTACATCGTCGAAGCGGTCCGTACGCCCGTCGGGCGGCGCCGGGGCGGACTCAGCGGGGTCCATCCGGCCGACCTGGGCGCGCACGTACTGAAAGCCCTCATGGAGCGCTCGGGAGTGGACCCGGCGGCCGTGGAGGACGTCGTCCTCGGCTGCCTGGACACCGTCGGGCCGCAGGCCGGGGACATCGCCCGCACCTGCTGGCTGGCCGCCGGGCTGCCGCAGGAGGTGCCCGGCGTGACCGTCGACCGGCAGTGCGGCTCCTCCCAGCAGGCCGTGCACTTCGCGGCGCAGGCCGTCATGTCCGGCACCCAGGACCTGGTCGTCGCGGGCGGCGTGCAGAACATGTCGCAGATCCCGATCGCCTTCGCCTCCCGTCAGGCCGCCGAACCGCTCGGGCTGACCGAGGGGCCCTTCGCGGGGAGCGAGGGCTGGCGGGCCCGTTACGGCGACCAACCCGTCAACCAGTTCGTCGGCGCCGAGATGATCGCCGCCAAGTGGGGCATCACCCGGCGCGACCAGGAGGAGTACGCCCTCCGCTCGCACCAGCGGGCGGTGCGCGCCATCGACGAGGGCCGCTTCGAGAAGGAGACCGTCGCCTACGGGGACGTCACGGTCGACGAAGGCCCGCGCCGGGACACCTCCCTGGAGAAGATGGCCGAGTTGAAGCCGGTCCTCGAAGGCGGCACCGTCACCGCCGCCTGCTCCTCGCAGGTCTCCGACGGCGCGGCGGCCCTGCTGCTGGCCTCGGAACGGGCCGTACGGGAACACCGGCTGACCCCGCGCGCCCGGGTCCACCACCTCTCGGTGCGCGGCGAGGACCCGATCCGCATGCTGACGGCCCCGATCCCGGCGACCGCGCACGCCCTGAAGAAGACCGGGCTCACGATCGACGACATCGACCTCGTCGAGATCAACGAGGCGTTCGCCCCGGTCGTCCTGGCCTGGCTGAAGGAGACCGGCGCCGACCCGGAGAAGGTCAACGTCAACGGCGGCGCCATCGCCCTCGGCCACCCCCTGGGCGCCACCGGAGCCAAGCTGATGACCACCCTCCTGAACGAACTCGAGCGCTCCGGCGGCCGCCTGGGCCTGCAGACGATGTGCGAGGGCGGCGGTCAGGCCAACGTGACGATCATCGAACGGCTCTGA
- a CDS encoding TetR/AcrR family transcriptional regulator, which translates to MPTKPTNKKPQVTAAPARRRELLDTAAEVFAEQGYNATTVRTIADHAGMLAGSLYYHFDSKESMLEEILRTFLDELWDGYDTVLDAGLGPRETLEALVTESFREIDRHRAAVAIYQKESKQLAAQERFAFLAESQRKFEKAWLSTLERGVADRVFRADLDVRLTYRFVRDTVWVAASWYRPGGQHSPEEIARQYLSMVLDGIAVREEQQEHSST; encoded by the coding sequence GTGCCCACCAAGCCGACCAACAAGAAGCCCCAGGTGACCGCCGCGCCCGCCCGCCGCCGTGAACTCCTCGACACCGCCGCCGAGGTCTTCGCCGAGCAGGGCTACAACGCCACCACCGTCCGCACGATCGCCGACCACGCCGGAATGCTCGCGGGCAGCCTCTACTACCACTTCGACTCCAAGGAGTCGATGCTGGAGGAGATCCTGCGCACCTTCCTGGACGAGTTGTGGGACGGCTACGACACCGTCCTGGACGCCGGCCTCGGCCCGAGGGAGACGCTGGAGGCACTGGTCACCGAGTCCTTCCGGGAGATCGACCGGCACCGCGCGGCGGTCGCGATCTACCAGAAGGAGTCCAAGCAACTGGCGGCGCAGGAGCGGTTCGCGTTCCTCGCCGAGTCGCAACGCAAGTTCGAGAAGGCGTGGCTGTCCACCCTGGAACGGGGCGTCGCCGACCGGGTCTTCCGGGCCGACCTCGACGTCCGGCTCACCTACCGGTTCGTGCGCGACACCGTGTGGGTCGCCGCCTCCTGGTACCGGCCCGGCGGACAGCACAGCCCGGAGGAGATCGCCCGCCAGTACCTGTCGATGGTGCTCGACGGGATCGCCGTACGCGAAGAACAGCAGGAGCACAGCAGCACGTGA
- a CDS encoding SDR family oxidoreductase — translation MTGVESPAYVPGHGLLRGRTAVITAAAGAGIGGAIARRFLEEGARVLISDAHVRRLKQYEAELAGEFDGSVTALPCDVTDETQVRALFDTAVRTHGRLDIVVNNAGLGGTAALVDMTDEQWSRVLDVTLNGTFRCLRAALRAMKETGGVIVNNASVLGWRAQSGQAHYAAAKAGVMALTRCAAMEAAPYGVRVNAVAPSLALHPHLVKVTTPELLQELTAREAFGRHAEPWEVANVIVFLASAYSSYMTGEVVAVSSRHP, via the coding sequence ATGACAGGCGTCGAGAGCCCGGCGTATGTGCCCGGCCACGGACTGCTGCGCGGGCGCACCGCCGTGATCACCGCGGCGGCCGGTGCCGGCATCGGCGGAGCGATCGCGCGCCGGTTCCTAGAGGAGGGCGCGCGCGTCCTGATCAGTGACGCGCACGTGCGCCGCCTCAAGCAGTACGAGGCGGAGCTGGCCGGGGAGTTCGACGGCTCGGTGACCGCGCTGCCGTGCGACGTCACCGACGAGACCCAGGTCCGGGCCCTGTTCGACACCGCCGTCCGCACCCACGGCCGACTCGACATCGTCGTCAACAACGCGGGCCTGGGCGGCACCGCCGCGCTCGTCGACATGACCGACGAGCAGTGGTCGCGCGTGCTGGACGTGACGCTGAACGGCACCTTCCGGTGCCTGCGCGCGGCCTTGCGCGCCATGAAGGAGACCGGCGGCGTGATCGTCAACAACGCCTCGGTGCTCGGCTGGCGCGCCCAGTCCGGACAGGCGCACTACGCCGCCGCGAAGGCGGGCGTGATGGCCCTGACCCGGTGCGCGGCCATGGAGGCGGCCCCGTACGGGGTGCGGGTCAACGCGGTCGCGCCCAGTCTCGCCCTGCATCCGCACCTGGTGAAGGTCACGACCCCCGAACTGCTTCAGGAGCTGACCGCGAGGGAGGCGTTCGGACGGCACGCCGAGCCGTGGGAGGTGGCCAACGTGATCGTCTTCCTGGCGTCCGCTTACTCCTCGTACATGACGGGTGAGGTCGTCGCCGTCAGCAGCCGGCATCCCTAG
- a CDS encoding acyl-CoA dehydrogenase family protein, with the protein MDLTHSPADEAFRAEARAWLASHVPAAPLPSLETEEGFAAHRTWEAELAADRWSVVSWPAEYGGRDAGLMRWLIFEEEYYAARAPGRVSQNGIHLLAPTLFDHGTEEQRSRVLPPMARGEVVWAQAWSEPEAGSDLASLRSRAVRTDGGWCLSGQKTWSSRAAFADRAFGLFRSEPEAPRHQGLIYLMFDLRAPGVTVRPIHRLDGKPAFAELFLDEVFVPDEDVIGEPGEGWRIAMSTAGNERGLTLRSPGRYLAAADRLVELWRERGCPVRVQDRVADAVIGARAYQLFTYAGASRFLQGEPLGPESSMNKVFWSEYDIALHETALDLLGEEGELADTDWAEGYVFSLAGPLYAGANEIQRDIIAERLLGLPKGRR; encoded by the coding sequence GTGGATTTGACCCACTCCCCCGCGGACGAGGCCTTCCGCGCCGAGGCCCGGGCCTGGCTCGCGTCGCACGTGCCCGCGGCCCCGCTGCCCTCGCTGGAGACCGAGGAGGGCTTCGCGGCGCACCGGACGTGGGAGGCGGAACTGGCCGCGGACCGCTGGTCGGTGGTGTCCTGGCCGGCCGAGTACGGCGGACGGGACGCGGGGCTGATGCGGTGGCTGATCTTCGAGGAGGAGTACTACGCGGCGCGCGCACCGGGCCGGGTCAGCCAGAACGGGATCCATCTGCTGGCGCCCACTCTCTTCGACCACGGCACCGAGGAGCAGCGGTCCCGTGTGCTGCCGCCGATGGCGCGCGGGGAGGTGGTCTGGGCGCAGGCGTGGTCGGAGCCGGAGGCCGGTTCGGACCTGGCCTCCCTGCGGTCGAGGGCGGTGCGCACGGACGGCGGCTGGTGCTTGAGCGGGCAGAAGACGTGGTCGTCGCGGGCGGCCTTCGCGGACCGTGCGTTCGGGTTGTTCCGCAGCGAACCGGAGGCACCGAGGCACCAGGGGCTGATCTACCTGATGTTCGACCTGCGCGCGCCCGGGGTGACGGTCCGACCGATCCACCGCCTCGACGGGAAGCCGGCGTTCGCCGAGCTGTTCCTGGACGAGGTGTTCGTGCCCGACGAGGACGTGATCGGCGAGCCGGGCGAGGGCTGGCGGATAGCGATGTCGACGGCCGGCAACGAACGCGGGCTCACCCTCCGCTCCCCCGGCCGCTACCTGGCCGCCGCCGACCGGCTGGTGGAGCTGTGGCGGGAGCGCGGATGCCCGGTGCGGGTACAGGACCGGGTGGCCGACGCGGTCATCGGCGCCCGCGCCTACCAGCTCTTCACGTACGCGGGCGCGTCCCGCTTCCTTCAGGGCGAGCCGCTGGGTCCCGAGTCCAGCATGAACAAGGTCTTCTGGTCGGAGTACGACATCGCGCTGCACGAGACGGCGCTCGATCTGCTGGGCGAGGAGGGTGAGTTGGCGGACACCGACTGGGCGGAGGGGTACGTCTTCTCCCTCGCGGGGCCCCTCTACGCCGGCGCGAACGAGATCCAGCGCGACATCATCGCCGAACGCCTGCTCGGCCTGCCGAAGGGCCGCCGCTGA
- a CDS encoding acyl-CoA dehydrogenase family protein: MRFLLTEEQRAFARSLDALLAAADTPSLVRSWSAGDTTAGRALWSRIAEAGVFALAVPEEFEGVGPLPVELGVAFVELGRHAVPGPLVETVLAAALLSGRPEPAGRLLPQLASGKALATVGAPYALDADTADLVLALRDGQVWRAPGARNIRPSLDPARRLATPLPGGELLSPVIPPEAVLWARLATAAQALGVGLALLDRTVAHVGQRVQFGVPTGSFQAVKHRLADARTALEFARPLLFGAALSMTPADVAAAKVAACEAAYATARTALQLHGAIGYTAEYDLSLWLTKARALRTAWGGPAECRAVVLGAPR, translated from the coding sequence ATGCGTTTCCTGCTCACCGAGGAACAGCGCGCGTTCGCCCGTTCGCTGGACGCGCTGCTGGCCGCTGCCGACACCCCCTCGCTCGTACGGTCCTGGAGTGCCGGCGACACCACGGCGGGCCGGGCGCTGTGGTCCCGGATCGCGGAGGCGGGCGTCTTCGCGCTCGCGGTCCCGGAGGAGTTCGAAGGGGTGGGGCCGCTGCCCGTGGAACTGGGCGTGGCCTTCGTGGAGTTGGGGCGCCACGCGGTTCCGGGCCCGCTGGTGGAGACGGTGCTCGCGGCAGCCCTCCTCTCCGGACGGCCCGAGCCCGCCGGGCGGCTGCTGCCCCAACTGGCGTCGGGCAAGGCGCTGGCCACGGTGGGCGCACCGTACGCCCTGGACGCGGACACCGCGGACCTCGTCCTCGCGCTCAGGGACGGCCAGGTCTGGCGGGCGCCGGGCGCCCGGAACATACGCCCGTCCCTGGACCCCGCCCGGCGGCTCGCCACCCCGCTCCCCGGTGGGGAACTGCTCTCCCCCGTCATCCCCCCGGAAGCCGTCCTCTGGGCCCGCCTCGCCACCGCGGCTCAGGCGCTCGGCGTAGGGCTGGCCCTCCTCGACAGGACCGTCGCCCATGTCGGACAGCGCGTCCAGTTCGGTGTCCCGACAGGCTCCTTCCAGGCCGTCAAGCACCGTCTGGCCGACGCGAGGACAGCCCTGGAGTTCGCGCGTCCGCTGCTGTTCGGAGCGGCCCTGTCCATGACGCCGGCGGACGTGGCCGCCGCCAAGGTCGCGGCCTGCGAGGCGGCGTACGCGACCGCCCGGACCGCGCTCCAACTGCACGGGGCGATCGGCTACACCGCCGAGTACGACCTGTCCCTGTGGCTCACCAAGGCGCGTGCGCTGCGCACGGCGTGGGGTGGGCCCGCGGAGTGCCGGGCAGTCGTCCTCGGCGCTCCGAGGTGA
- a CDS encoding vWA domain-containing protein yields MAAISLTKVEQTAPALVSLYKTAGVSLRKHGLDGQQAAVYLVVDYSGSMRPYYKDGSVQALAERVLGLSAHLDDDGSVPVVFFSTDVDTVSDISLADHRGRIDRIVAGLGHMGKTSYHLAMDAVIDHYLDSGSKAPALVVFQTDGGPIDKFAAERHLCKAAKLPMFWQFIGFGDPDSRQFDFLRKLDELPVPQKRVVDNAGFFHAGPEPRTVPDAELYDRLVGEFPQWLAAARARGIVAG; encoded by the coding sequence ATGGCCGCGATCAGTCTGACCAAGGTCGAGCAGACCGCGCCCGCGCTGGTCAGTCTGTACAAGACCGCCGGGGTCTCGCTGCGCAAGCACGGCCTCGACGGGCAGCAGGCCGCCGTCTACCTCGTGGTCGACTACTCCGGGTCCATGCGGCCCTACTACAAGGACGGCAGTGTGCAGGCGCTCGCCGAACGTGTGCTGGGGCTCTCCGCGCACCTCGACGACGACGGGAGCGTGCCGGTCGTCTTCTTCTCCACCGATGTCGACACCGTCTCCGACATCTCCCTGGCCGACCACCGGGGCCGTATCGACCGGATCGTGGCCGGACTCGGGCACATGGGCAAGACCAGCTACCACCTCGCGATGGACGCCGTCATCGACCACTACCTCGACAGCGGCTCCAAGGCCCCCGCCTTGGTCGTCTTCCAGACCGACGGCGGCCCCATCGACAAGTTCGCCGCGGAGCGCCATCTCTGCAAGGCGGCGAAACTGCCGATGTTCTGGCAGTTCATCGGGTTCGGGGATCCGGACAGCAGGCAGTTCGATTTCCTGCGCAAGCTCGACGAGCTCCCGGTGCCGCAGAAGCGGGTGGTCGACAACGCCGGGTTCTTCCATGCCGGTCCGGAGCCGCGGACGGTGCCCGACGCCGAACTGTACGACCGGCTGGTGGGCGAGTTCCCGCAGTGGCTGGCGGCGGCACGGGCACGGGGCATCGTTGCCGGATGA